From a single Rutidosis leptorrhynchoides isolate AG116_Rl617_1_P2 chromosome 5, CSIRO_AGI_Rlap_v1, whole genome shotgun sequence genomic region:
- the LOC139847609 gene encoding carbamoyl phosphate synthase small chain, chloroplastic-like, whose amino-acid sequence MAMKAMYLSVTSQPLFSSPANVKTVQVRSFTVRCSTGAASTASAATAPWKVADARLVLEDGSIWRAKSFGASGTQVGEVVFNTSLTGYQEILTDPSYAGQFVLMTCPHIGNTGVNIDDEESIQCFLAGLVIRSWSISTSNYRCTESLSDYLSKRNIMGIYDVDTRAITRRLRNDGSLIGVLSTEKTKTDEELLEMSRTWNIIGVDLISSVSCKKPYEWVGKTGSEWDFNSGGRNGETFHVVAYDFGIKHNILRRLASYGCKITVVPSTWPASETLKMRPDGILFSNGPGDPSAVPYAVETVKEIIGKVPVFGICMGHQLLGQALGGKTYKMKFGHHGGNHPVRNLQNGSVEISAQNHNYAVDPESLPDGVEVTHVNLNDGSCAGLAFPQRKLMSLQYHPEASPGPHDSDLVFHHFMELMRKEKQSA is encoded by the exons ATGGCAATGAAGGCAATGTATCTTTCTGTGACTAGTCAGCCTTTATTTTCGAGTCCTGCGAATGTAAAGACGGTGCAAGTTAGATCATTCACTGTGCGATGCTCTACTGGTGCTGCCTCTACGGCTTCTGCAGCTACTG CTCCTTGGAAGGTTGCAGATGCTAGACTTGTGCTTGAAGATGGATCCATTTGGAGGGCCAAATCATTTGGTGCTTCAGGGACTCAAGTTGGCGAAGTTGTATTTAATACTTCATTAACAGG GTATCAAGAAATTCTTACAGACCCGAGCTATGCAGGCCAGTTTGTTCTGATGACTTGCCCACACATTGGTAATACAGGGGTTAATATAG ATGATGAAGAATCAATTCAGTGCTTCCTTGCTGGTTTAGTTATTAGAAGTTGGAGTATTAG TacatcaaactatagatgcacagaATCACTTTCTGATTATTTGTCGAAAAGGAACATCATGGGGATCT ATGATGTTGACACTAGAGCAATTACTCGTAGGTTACGAAATGATGGAAGCCTGATTGGTGTCTTGAGCACGGAAAAAACCAAAACAGATGAGGAACTTTTGGAGATGTCACGGACTTGGAATATCATTG GTGTGGATTTAATTTCTAGCGTGTCCTGTAAAAAACCTTATGAATGGGTTGGAAAGACGGGTTCCGAATGGGACTTCAACTCCGGCGGAAGAAATGGGGAGACGTTCCAT GTTGTTGCATATGATTTTGGTATCAAGCACAATATATTGAGACGATTGGCATCTTATGGCTGCAAAATTACAGTTGTTCCTTCAACATGGCCGGCCTCTGAAACTCTTAAAATGAGACCAGATGGAATTTTGTTCAGCAACGGACCCGGTGACCCATCCGCGGTTCCATATGCTGTGGAGACAGTCAAGGAAATAATCGGAAAGGTTCCTGTTTTTGGAATCTGCATGGGACATCAGTTGCTTGGTCAGGCTTTAGGTGGGAAAACATATAAAATGAAATTTGGTCATCATGGAGGAAATCATCCTGTTCGCAACCTTCAAAATGGCAGTGTTGAAATTAGTGCACAG AATCACAATTATGCTGTTGACCCGGAGTCGCTTCCGGATGGGGTAGAAGTAACTCATGTGAATCTGAATGACGGAAGCTGTGCAGGTCTTGCCTTCCCTCAACGAAAGCTAATGTCTCTTCAGTACCATCCGGAAGCTTCTCCTGGACCTCATGATTCAGACCTTG TGTTTCATCACTTTATGGAGCTAATGAGAAAAGAGAAGCAAAGTGCGTGA
- the LOC139848057 gene encoding prefoldin subunit 3-like: MAAATSSSTVATSGGEVAVERRGIPGASFVKDVEAYLNQLGLDVNSTLAFLQERLQQYKVVEMKLLAQQRDLQAKIPDIEKCLDVVATLQAKKDSNEALLTDFELSEGIYSRARIENTDSVCLWLGANVMLEYSFEEATSLLQSNLENAKASLEVLVADLQFLRDQVTITQVTIARVYNWDVHQRRSKQASSSQDS; this comes from the exons ATGGCGGCGGCTACATCATCTTCGACGGTGGCTACGTCCGGTGGTGAAGTGGCGGTGGAACGGAGAGGGATACCGGGAGCGTCATTTGTAAAAGATGTAGAAGCTTATTTGAATCAATTAGGTCTTGATGTTAACTCTACTCTTGCTTTTCTTCAAGAAAG GCTGCAGCAATATAAAGTGGTTGAGATGAAACTTCTTGCTCAGCAAAGAGATCTTCAG GCGAAGATTCCTGATATCGAGAAGTGCTTAGATGTTGTTGCCACTTTACAAGCTAAGAAGGACAGTAATGAG GCATTGCTTACGGATTTTGAATTATCTGAAGGCATCTATTCCCGGGCTAGAATTGAGAATACAGACTCCGTGTGCTTATGGTTAGGTGCAAATGTAATGCTTGAGTACTCATTTGAAGAG GCTACTTCTCTGCTGCAGAGCAACTTGGAAAATGCAAAAGCCAGTTTAGAAGTTCTGGTTGCTGATTTACAGTTTTTACGAGACCAAGTTACCATTACTCAG GTTACTATCGCTCGGGTTTACAATTGGGACGTCCATCAACGGAGATCTAAACAAGCTTCATCCTCCCAAGATTCATGA